A genomic stretch from Nitrospirota bacterium includes:
- the cas2 gene encoding CRISPR-associated endonuclease Cas2 — protein sequence MKTNYLICYDVREPRRLSRVYKFMKGRALHIQYSVFHCSLQWEDLQELKSKLKDLIKEDEDDIRIYPLPLEEKVIVMGCGDRIPDGVDIFI from the coding sequence ATGAAAACAAATTATTTAATCTGTTATGATGTTCGAGAACCAAGAAGGTTGAGCAGGGTTTACAAATTTATGAAAGGCAGAGCTCTTCATATACAATATTCTGTTTTTCACTGTTCTTTACAATGGGAAGATTTACAGGAATTAAAAAGTAAACTGAAAGATTTAATAAAAGAAGATGAGGATGATATAAGGATTTATCCATTGCCTTTAGAAGAAAAGGTGATTGTAATGGGCTGTGGAGACAGAATTCCTGATGGCGTTGATATTTTTATTTAA